A single window of Salvia splendens isolate huo1 chromosome 6, SspV2, whole genome shotgun sequence DNA harbors:
- the LOC121808619 gene encoding 28 kDa ribonucleoprotein, chloroplastic-like — protein MAFAANTALISSPTLFTPSKISCSRLYLSVPYKTTKFQLNCKPLSSLPLTPSFCLRRKEKSVLSALGEDFPAVLDEIEGNSSWDVAVEGEEGEGGFVVQPPEEAKVYVGNLPFDVDNDRLGQLFGQAGVVENAEVIYDRITGRSRGFGFVTMSTVEEAEKAVELFSRYDMDGRFLTVNIAAPRGSRPERAPREPGHRIYVGNLPWSVDSGRLEELFSEHGAIVSVRVVSDRETGRSRGFGFVEMSTESEMNDAISSLDGEVLDGRPIKVNAALERQTRGRF, from the exons ATGGCTTTTGCAGCAAATACTGCGTTGATTTCAAGCCCAACGCTCTTCACACCATCAAAAATCTCATGTTCTCGCCTTTATCTCTCCGTTCCGTATAAAACCACGAAATTCCAGCTTAACTGCAAGCCCTTATCCTCACTTCCTCTCACTCCTTCATTCTGTCTCAGAAGGAAGGAGAAAAGCGTTTTGTCAGCTCTCGGTGAAGATTTTCCGGCAGTTCTTGATGAAATTGAGGGGAATTCTAGCTGGGATGTGGCCGTGGAAGGAGAAGAGGGTGAGGGGGGTTTCGTCGTCCAGCCACCGGAGGAGGCGAAAGTGTATGTAGGGAATTTGCCTTTCGATGTTGATAATGATAGATTGGGTCAGCTCTTTGGCCAGGCTGGAGTTGTTGAGAATGCTGAG GTTATCTATGATAGGATAACTGGTAGAAGCCGTGGGTTTGGCTTTGTGACAATGAGCACTGTCGAAGAGGCTGAGAAGGCCGTGGAGTTGTTCAGTCGTTAT GATATGGACGGCCGGTTCTTGACCGTTAATATTGCTGCTCCTAGAGGATCACGCCCGGAACGTGCTCCTAGAGAGCCTGGTCACAGAATATACGTTGGCAACCTTCCGTGGTCTGTGGATAGCGGCCGTCTTGAGGAGCTTTTCAGTGAGCACGGTGCGATTGTTAGTGTACGGGTAGTGTCTGACAGGGAAACTGGAAGATCGCGTGGTTTTGGCTTTGTAGAGATGTCGACGGAGTCTGAGATGAATGATGCCATTTCCAGCCTTGATGGAGAG GTTTTGGATGGGAGGCCGATCAAAGTAAATGCTGCCTTAGAAAGACAAACTCGGGGCAGGTTTTAA
- the LOC121808618 gene encoding protein SIEVE ELEMENT OCCLUSION B-like isoform X1, translating to MSTAIVPAGNPQLLRHDRRSMFSDDVELRKQIQATHAYVERTIDTESIIVIVKDIFNVVTPGIHNGSTTRTGIRDETAALTSSDCVDDALAFLLNKISIELSCKCSGGGDNHTLALEILNALSSYTWEAKAVVVLAAFAVSYGQFWLVANHFTTEPLAKSLAMLKLVPDIVDTMKSRLEPINTLVKVSLELTKCVGEFRRLPSKYISNEAEPMVAGASHAPVAVYWIVRSLIACASQILGLTQIHSSHGETWELSSLSHKLAFILDTLNTQLQLCHRHIDEKKHTEYYETIGHLFGTTPHIDNQRILNKILHLKDDSLPLAIANKRTTKVGVEILRGKTVLLLISDDEISQDELLILGHMYRDSRTKQEFEYEIVWLPMLGEHHKLELLFPRMPWYALHDPALVEPAVARYIKEVWRFTKKPMLVALDPQGRMVCPNAIHMVWIWGNMAYPFTNKRELDLWNHEEWRLQLVVNGIDPTLLDWIRGEKVICLYGGENYEWIREFIKTAREVEVAAGIKLEMVHIGRAKSSEERFRKLNDIVAGRSEVWDDPTSNWYFWKRLESMMYSKIHHGAKVVKEEATGSTDNPVAGDHILGEVLTLLTFGGSEQGWALFSQGAGLGTGQMARAKDDQMLKALVEFGKWAELARQPKNFVPALNDYLTGLHTVEHCNRLILPGVDDIPEMVVCTECHRNMEKYYMYRCCTD from the exons ATGTCAACCGCAATTGTCCCAGCTGGAAATCCGCAGCTCCTCCGCCACGACCGCCGGTCAATGTTTTCCGACGACGTGGAACTGAGGAAGCAAATTCAGGCAACTCATGCTTACGTTGAGCGTACCATAGACACAGAATCAATTATTGTCATAGTTAAGGATATCTTCAATGTTGTTACCCCTGGAATTCACAAT GGTTCGACGACTCGCACTGGAATCCGCGATGAAACGGCCGCACTGACCAGCTCTGATTGCGTCGACGATGCACTAGCCTTTCTGTTGAACAAGATCTCTATTGAG TTGTCCTGCAAGTGCTCGGGCGGAGGCGACAACCATACTCTGGCATTGGAGATTCTGAACGCTCTGTCGAGCTACACTTGGGAGGCGAAAGCTGTGGTGGTCCTAGCCGCATTCGCAGTCAGTTACGGCCAGTTCTGGCTGGTCGCGAACCACTTCACGACAGAGCCGCTGGCCAAATCGCTGGCAATGCTGAAGCTTGTTCCGGATATAGTTGATACGATGAAGTCAAGATTGGAGCCCATCAACACCCTAGTTAAGGTGTCGCTGGAGCTAACGAAATGCGTGGGTGAGTTTCGTCGTCTGCCTTCGAAATACATATCGAATGAAGCAGAGCCGATGGTAGCGGGCGCGAGTCACGCTCCAGTTGCTGTGTATTGGATTGTCAGAAGCCTCATTGCCTGTGCCTCTCAGATTCTTGGCCTCACTCAAAT CCATAGTTCGCATGGAGAGACATGGGAGCTCTCAAGCTTATCACACAAGTTGGCCTTCATACTAGACACTCTCAATACACAACTCCAACTCTGCCATCGACACATAG ATGAGAAGAAACACACTGAATACTACGAAACAATCGGGCATCTATTTGGGACGACGCCCCACATCGACAACCAGAGGATACTGAACAAGATTCTCCATTTGAAGGATGATTCCCTCCCTCTTGCAATAGCCAACAAAAGGACAACAAAG GTAGGAGTGGAAATTCTGAGAGGAAAGACAGTGTTGTTGCTGATATCGGACGATGAAATCTCCCAAGACGAGCTTCTCATACTCGGGCACATGTACAGAGATTCAAGAACGAAGCAAGAGTTTGAGTACGAAATAGTGTGGCTACCCATGTTGGGAGAACATCATAAGCTAGAGCTGCTGTTTCCGCGGATGCCATGGTACGCCTTGCACGACCCGGCCTTGGTAGAACCGGCTGTGGCTAGGTACATTAAGGAGGTGTGGCGCTTCACCAAGAAGCCGATGCTCGTGGCATTGGACCCGCAGGGCAGGATGGTTTGCCCTAACGCGATTCATATGGTGTGGATTTGGGGTAATATGGCCTATCCTTTCACTAACAAACGTGAATTGGACTTGTGGAATCATGAGGAGTGGAGGCTGCAGCTTGTTGTCAATGGCATTGATCCAACTCTATTGGATTGG ATTCGTGGAGAAAAGGTCATATGTTTGTATGGTGGCGAAAATTATGAGTGGATCCGGGAGTTCATCAAGACAGCAAGAGAGGTTGAAGTTGCTGCTGGGATCAAGCTAGAGATGGTGCACATTGGTAGGGCTAAGAGCAGCGAGGAGCGTTTTAGAAAGCTCAATGACATTGTGGCTGGCCGGAGTGAAGTATGGGACGATCCGACATCCAATTGGTACTTTTGGAAAAGGCTCGAAAGCATGATGTACTCAAAGATTCACCATGGCGCCAAAGTTGTAAAAGAGGAGGCAACAGGATCAACTGACAATCCTGTTGCTGGCGACCACATCCTTGGTGAAGTGCTCACCCTGCTCACATTTGGTGGTAGTGAGCAGGGTTGGGCACTGTTCAGCCAAGGGGCAGGATTGGGGACCGGGCAGATGGCTCGGGCTAAAGATGACCAGATGCTCAAAGCCCTAGTTGAATTTGGGAAATGGGCCGAATTAGCTAGACAGCCCAAAAACTTTGTGCCGGCGCTCAATGATTATCTGACTGGCCTTCACACGGTGGAGCACTGCAACCGGCTTATTTTGCCGGGGGTCGATGACATCCCAGAGATGGTCGTCTGCACAGAGTGTCACCGAAACATGGAGAAGTACTACATGTATCGTTGTTGCACAGATTGA
- the LOC121808618 gene encoding protein SIEVE ELEMENT OCCLUSION B-like isoform X2: MSTAIVPAGNPQLLRHDRRSMFSDDVELRKQIQATHAYVERTIDTESIIVIVKDIFNVVTPGIHNGSTTRTGIRDETAALTSSDCVDDALAFLLNKISIELSCKCSGGGDNHTLALEILNALSSYTWEAKAVVVLAAFAVSYGQFWLVANHFTTEPLAKSLAMLKLVPDIVDTMKSRLEPINTLVKVSLELTKCVGEFRRLPSKYISNEAEPMVAGASHAPVAVYWIVRSLIACASQILGLTQISHGETWELSSLSHKLAFILDTLNTQLQLCHRHIDEKKHTEYYETIGHLFGTTPHIDNQRILNKILHLKDDSLPLAIANKRTTKVGVEILRGKTVLLLISDDEISQDELLILGHMYRDSRTKQEFEYEIVWLPMLGEHHKLELLFPRMPWYALHDPALVEPAVARYIKEVWRFTKKPMLVALDPQGRMVCPNAIHMVWIWGNMAYPFTNKRELDLWNHEEWRLQLVVNGIDPTLLDWIRGEKVICLYGGENYEWIREFIKTAREVEVAAGIKLEMVHIGRAKSSEERFRKLNDIVAGRSEVWDDPTSNWYFWKRLESMMYSKIHHGAKVVKEEATGSTDNPVAGDHILGEVLTLLTFGGSEQGWALFSQGAGLGTGQMARAKDDQMLKALVEFGKWAELARQPKNFVPALNDYLTGLHTVEHCNRLILPGVDDIPEMVVCTECHRNMEKYYMYRCCTD, translated from the exons ATGTCAACCGCAATTGTCCCAGCTGGAAATCCGCAGCTCCTCCGCCACGACCGCCGGTCAATGTTTTCCGACGACGTGGAACTGAGGAAGCAAATTCAGGCAACTCATGCTTACGTTGAGCGTACCATAGACACAGAATCAATTATTGTCATAGTTAAGGATATCTTCAATGTTGTTACCCCTGGAATTCACAAT GGTTCGACGACTCGCACTGGAATCCGCGATGAAACGGCCGCACTGACCAGCTCTGATTGCGTCGACGATGCACTAGCCTTTCTGTTGAACAAGATCTCTATTGAG TTGTCCTGCAAGTGCTCGGGCGGAGGCGACAACCATACTCTGGCATTGGAGATTCTGAACGCTCTGTCGAGCTACACTTGGGAGGCGAAAGCTGTGGTGGTCCTAGCCGCATTCGCAGTCAGTTACGGCCAGTTCTGGCTGGTCGCGAACCACTTCACGACAGAGCCGCTGGCCAAATCGCTGGCAATGCTGAAGCTTGTTCCGGATATAGTTGATACGATGAAGTCAAGATTGGAGCCCATCAACACCCTAGTTAAGGTGTCGCTGGAGCTAACGAAATGCGTGGGTGAGTTTCGTCGTCTGCCTTCGAAATACATATCGAATGAAGCAGAGCCGATGGTAGCGGGCGCGAGTCACGCTCCAGTTGCTGTGTATTGGATTGTCAGAAGCCTCATTGCCTGTGCCTCTCAGATTCTTGGCCTCACTCAAAT TTCGCATGGAGAGACATGGGAGCTCTCAAGCTTATCACACAAGTTGGCCTTCATACTAGACACTCTCAATACACAACTCCAACTCTGCCATCGACACATAG ATGAGAAGAAACACACTGAATACTACGAAACAATCGGGCATCTATTTGGGACGACGCCCCACATCGACAACCAGAGGATACTGAACAAGATTCTCCATTTGAAGGATGATTCCCTCCCTCTTGCAATAGCCAACAAAAGGACAACAAAG GTAGGAGTGGAAATTCTGAGAGGAAAGACAGTGTTGTTGCTGATATCGGACGATGAAATCTCCCAAGACGAGCTTCTCATACTCGGGCACATGTACAGAGATTCAAGAACGAAGCAAGAGTTTGAGTACGAAATAGTGTGGCTACCCATGTTGGGAGAACATCATAAGCTAGAGCTGCTGTTTCCGCGGATGCCATGGTACGCCTTGCACGACCCGGCCTTGGTAGAACCGGCTGTGGCTAGGTACATTAAGGAGGTGTGGCGCTTCACCAAGAAGCCGATGCTCGTGGCATTGGACCCGCAGGGCAGGATGGTTTGCCCTAACGCGATTCATATGGTGTGGATTTGGGGTAATATGGCCTATCCTTTCACTAACAAACGTGAATTGGACTTGTGGAATCATGAGGAGTGGAGGCTGCAGCTTGTTGTCAATGGCATTGATCCAACTCTATTGGATTGG ATTCGTGGAGAAAAGGTCATATGTTTGTATGGTGGCGAAAATTATGAGTGGATCCGGGAGTTCATCAAGACAGCAAGAGAGGTTGAAGTTGCTGCTGGGATCAAGCTAGAGATGGTGCACATTGGTAGGGCTAAGAGCAGCGAGGAGCGTTTTAGAAAGCTCAATGACATTGTGGCTGGCCGGAGTGAAGTATGGGACGATCCGACATCCAATTGGTACTTTTGGAAAAGGCTCGAAAGCATGATGTACTCAAAGATTCACCATGGCGCCAAAGTTGTAAAAGAGGAGGCAACAGGATCAACTGACAATCCTGTTGCTGGCGACCACATCCTTGGTGAAGTGCTCACCCTGCTCACATTTGGTGGTAGTGAGCAGGGTTGGGCACTGTTCAGCCAAGGGGCAGGATTGGGGACCGGGCAGATGGCTCGGGCTAAAGATGACCAGATGCTCAAAGCCCTAGTTGAATTTGGGAAATGGGCCGAATTAGCTAGACAGCCCAAAAACTTTGTGCCGGCGCTCAATGATTATCTGACTGGCCTTCACACGGTGGAGCACTGCAACCGGCTTATTTTGCCGGGGGTCGATGACATCCCAGAGATGGTCGTCTGCACAGAGTGTCACCGAAACATGGAGAAGTACTACATGTATCGTTGTTGCACAGATTGA
- the LOC121806977 gene encoding protein MHF2 homolog, whose amino-acid sequence MEEKTFDPDLIRAIFKLVWEKRGAEREKNQLSENEAEAGPSTTKRSRQIPANGNALKLSCELLRVFVAEAIQRAAAIAEAEGSLKIEATHLERILPQLLLDF is encoded by the exons ATGGAGGAAAAAACATTCGATCCG GATTTAATTCGCGCTATTTTCAAACTCGTCTGGGAAAAACGAGGAGCAG AGCGGGAGAAGAATCAACTCTCAGAAAATGAAGCAGAG GCTGGACCAAGTACGACGAAGAGAAGCAGGCAAATTCCTG CCAACGGGAATGCATTGAAGCTGAGCTGTGAACTCCTCCGAGTTTTTGTGGCAG AGGCTATCCAGCGTGCTGCTGCCATTGCTGAAGCAGAGGGCTCATTGAAAATAGAAGCAACTCATCTAGAAAGGATACTTCCTCAATTACTTTTAGACTTTTGA